The genomic segment TTTTTCTACCTCCTCAGCCTGCGGCACAACCGGTTGGTAACGGATGCGGTCATGGGTACGTTCGTCACACTGACCGCCTCGGCCTCGGGGTTAGGGGCGGGCGAGCGCCGCGCAACACGCGTGGACCGATCCAACCCGCTGGCCGTCTTGCTTGGCGCCGCGCTTCTGCTCGCAGTCGCGGCGCACGCCTCGCTTGTCGGTTACTACTACTCCTTCCGGGGCAAGCCCCGCGAGAAGGGGGTGGGCATCAGCCGCGACATGCCGACCTGCGCCGTCGACTTCATCGAGCGCGCCCGCATCTCCGGCAACGCGTTCGTCTCGTACTCCGAGGCCGCCCAGCTCATCCACCGGATGTATCCCGCGGTGAAGGTCAACATGGACTCGCGCAACGACGTGTACGGCGAGGCGCTCTATCGCGAGTATCTGGACGCCCTTGCGAGCCCGGAGGCCATGCAGGCGTACTTGCGGCGCTACCCGGTGGATTTCTTCCTGCTGAAGTATCAGCCCTGGTTGCCGGAGATTTTCGCGACGCTCGAGTCGACCGGCGAGTGGGCGCCGGTGTACTACGATGACGCCTGGTTTGTGCTTGTCCGGCTGAGAGCCGAGACCGAGGCGCTCGTCCGGCGCGAAGCGTTCCACGTTCTGCGCCCGTATCGGCTCGACCCCCGCGAGGTCGACGGCAGCAACGCCACCGAGCTCCTCGGCGAGGCCGAGCGGGCGATAAGGAACTGCCCCAGCGCGGTTCTCGGCTACTTTATGATGGGCGAAGCGCTGCGCGTCCTCGGCAGACGGGAGGAGGCGGTGGCCGCTACCCGCGAGGTCCTCGCACGGAAACCGGATGACGTTTCTGCCTATGCCCGCCTGGCGGAGGACTATGCGGCCATGGGGAAGCGCGAGGAGGCGATCGCGATGCTTGAGAGAGCGGTGCGTCTAAATCCTAGGTTCACGAAGGCGCGCGAGTTCCTCGAACAGCTCCGCCGCGGCCGCTGACAAGCCAGTGTCAGGATGCGGGACGGTGGTAGTGAGCAGAGAGAACTCAGAGAAAAATCTCTAGTCTCCCAGAGGAGCAAACAGCTCGGTCAGTTGCGTCCGGCGGGAAATATATCCCTGCTCTTCAGCGTACTGAAGAAACTTCTCGAGGACAATTTGGTTTTGCGGCGTCAGGCCGTGCTGGAACGGCTCTTTGCCGAAAACCGCTTCTTCCTCTTCGAGAACTAACACGGCCGTGGGGAGCGCCAGACGCTTGGGATATTCGTAGGCCTTGCGACAGATTTTCTCCGCTTCGGTAAAGGCATTGACCAGGCTGCCCACCATCCACGGATGCTCGGCGACCAGAGCTTGCCGCAACACCACGGTGTGCGTGATCGGAAAGATTTTCGTCTTGCCGAAATATTCCATGATTTCGCTGCGCGGATTTTCGAAGAGCCGTCGGATGCGCGGATCGTCCGCTGTGAAAGACGCGGGGACGTTGGGCACGATCAGAGCGTCGATCTCGCCTTCGAGCAGAAGCGATTCCACGCTCCGGCCGCCGACCGAGAGTCGTAAGTCCTTCGGCGGCTGAAATCCGGCGCCTTCGGGCTCGGACGTGAACCAAAACATTTCTTCAGGGCGCACGCCGTAAAATTCTTGGAGGATTCCTCTCGTCCACAAGCCCACGGTGAGACGGTATTGATTCATCCCGACTTTTTTGCCTTTCAAATCTTCAGGAGCGCCGATATTCGCTGAAGACGAGCAAAAGATGTACGGATGAATGAACATCCGCATGGGAAAAACCGGCAGCGCGATCACCGGCTCGCCGCGACACTTCGCCATCACGTACCAGGAGAGCGACATCTCCGCGATGTCGAATTCCTCGTAGACCGGTCTGAGACAGGCTTCTCCCGGGACCGCCGGTCGAGGATTCAACCTAATCCCGTCGGCGGTCACCTCGCCGGAAAGCAATGGCCGGGTCCGGTGATAGTCCGCCAGCATCAAGGTCAGATTCATCTCCGTTGCCATGGTGATTCCTCTGCAAGCGAGGCCTCACGTCGCGAGTTTTCGGGCCGCGGCCGATAGGGCAGTACCATGAGTCGAACCTCCCTCATCGGACGTCCGCGGCCCTCTTCCTCGCGCCCTTCGGCCTCGAAGTCTTGTTCAACGACCCTGGCCCACTGCCTTGGCTGCGAAAGTTCCAATAAAAAATTTTTCCGCGCCGCCGATCTTTTTCGCCTCCGCCTCCACTCGGGCGGCGGCAATGACGGCTTCGATCTCCTCTTTGGTGATGGAGATCGAATAGAGATCGGAGAAGTGTTCGACCACCTTCCTGACAGTGGCGGGGTCGCCGTAGGTCTTTTTCTTCAGGACGGTCGCCATGACTCGCTCCGGGTCGGCTTTAACGAGGTCCATGCCGCGCTTCATCGCTCTCAGCAGGGATACGGCGCCTTCGGGATCGGTTTCGGCCTTGCGTCGCGTGGAAACGATCACCACGAACGGGAATCCCGTCAGGACCTTGCCGATATCGAAGAGCATCGGAAACCCTTTCCGCTCGAGCTCCAGCTTTTCCATGAACGAAAAGGGCGAGGCCTGAATCCTGCCCGCTTCCAGCGCCTGCGCGCGCGCGGGACTGTTGCCGACGCCATAGAGAATCTTGTAATCGCGGTCGCGGACCAGTCCTTTTTTCGCCAGGCCTTCGACCGAGGCGAATTCCGCGATGCCGCCGGCGCCGGTGACGCCGACCACCTTCCCCCTGAGGTCGTTGAGAGTCGATATGCCTTTGGCGCCGATGAGACTGTAATCTATGTACGGCTGGATTCCTCCTGTGATGACGAGCGGGGCGCCTTGCGCGATCGCCCGCACAGTCGGGACCGCCCCAGCCAGTGTATAATCGACATCGCCGCCGATCAGCGCGGCGATCGCCGTGGGTCCGCCGATGATGAAGACCGGCTTAACCTCAAGCCCCTCGGCGGCGAAGAAGCCCAACTCCATGCCGATAACGAGCGGCAAGGTGCTGCTCAAGG from the Candidatus Binatia bacterium genome contains:
- a CDS encoding tetratricopeptide repeat protein yields the protein MPLKDPYSFTAADHAYVAHEWLAAVLFYLVYAPFGVVGLTVFKALVVAAACVLLYGAARTAGARLSVMLPAFALLLYIGSARYIERPYIFAYLIAAVYLWLFFRYRDGDRNRRWLYLIVPADILWTNLHGSFIQGLAMLAIFAVGEGLASARARMLSGNHQQTLPSRDLILLAALVPVCVAASLLNPYGVRMLTFPFELTRLGLFMQRVYEWRPPYDATYNYSTMFFLYLAYVGALWTSFFFRYRDRRPLQWLRVGNALLLGVLALVYALFAIFWFEKPAVHWTPAVLASMLYALLGLFFLFIVLNLRTVDFTHAGLVAFFYLLSLRHNRLVTDAVMGTFVTLTASASGLGAGERRATRVDRSNPLAVLLGAALLLAVAAHASLVGYYYSFRGKPREKGVGISRDMPTCAVDFIERARISGNAFVSYSEAAQLIHRMYPAVKVNMDSRNDVYGEALYREYLDALASPEAMQAYLRRYPVDFFLLKYQPWLPEIFATLESTGEWAPVYYDDAWFVLVRLRAETEALVRREAFHVLRPYRLDPREVDGSNATELLGEAERAIRNCPSAVLGYFMMGEALRVLGRREEAVAATREVLARKPDDVSAYARLAEDYAAMGKREEAIAMLERAVRLNPRFTKAREFLEQLRRGR
- a CDS encoding ABC transporter substrate-binding protein, producing MPLVIGMELGFFAAEGLEVKPVFIIGGPTAIAALIGGDVDYTLAGAVPTVRAIAQGAPLVITGGIQPYIDYSLIGAKGISTLNDLRGKVVGVTGAGGIAEFASVEGLAKKGLVRDRDYKILYGVGNSPARAQALEAGRIQASPFSFMEKLELERKGFPMLFDIGKVLTGFPFVVIVSTRRKAETDPEGAVSLLRAMKRGMDLVKADPERVMATVLKKKTYGDPATVRKVVEHFSDLYSISITKEEIEAVIAAARVEAEAKKIGGAEKFFIGTFAAKAVGQGR